In Rhodococcus pseudokoreensis, the DNA window GGTGATAGACGTCCCATTCATCCATGTCCAGATACTCGACGTCCGTCGACGATCCGGCGAGCACTGTCTCGTAGTCGAGATAGCCGGATGACTCGTCCTTCCCCGCGACGAGGAGGACGTGGTCGGCGGGAATGTGCGGCAGAGTCTCGTGGGCGGCGGCGAACGTGCCGGTGAGATATCCGTCCACGATGACCACCTCGGCATCGCTGTGACGGACCGCGTACTCGATCTCCCCCGGCGTGAACCGATAGCTGATCGGTACGACGGCCGCACCCAGCCCGGCAACCGCATAGACGATCTCGACGTACTGCGCACGATTGGTGAGAATCACCGCCACCTTCGTGCCCTTGTGTACGCCCAGTCTCGCCAGCCCGTTGGCCAGTCTCGCCGTACGCTCGCTCACGTCCGACCAGGTGAGGCGGGTTTCGCCTTCGACGATCGCAGTCTTGTGGCGGAGCAGGTGCGACTGGGCGTGCAGGTGCGGAATCTGCCCGATGGTGAGTTGCTCCCCGTAGGTGACCATCGTCGTCCTTTCAATGCTTCCTGAAGATCATGACACCGAGCCCCTCAGAGGGCGGAGAATCGGCGCTGCCCGTCGGTCAGCACCATCCGCCCGAAATTGAGGCCGGGAAAGTGCGCCCCGGCGACCAGATCCCCACTGGCGGCGAGCTCGTCGGCGAGCCGGTTGCGGGTCTGGGAGGCGAGCTCGGGATCCTCGTCGAAGATGGCCCGCCAGTCCGGTTCCTCGAGCTCGACGGTCGAATGCACGACGTCACCCAGGAGATACCCCCGCCGGCTCTCACCCGAGACGACGAACACGGTCGAACCGGGTGTGTGTCCGGGGCTGTGCAGAGCGTCCACGCCCGGGGCCAGGGTGATGTCCTGGTCGAACAGCTCGAGCTGGTCGGCGATGGGCGAGAGTTTGCGCACGGCACCGGGGCTGGCGTCCGGAGCGTCGACGAAGTGTTCCCAGTCGAGGCGATGCGCACGATAGGTGGCACCCGGAAAGACGACCTGCCCCTTCTGGGTCGTCCAGCCCACGTGATCGAAGTGCAGGTGGGTGAGCAGGACGTCCGTCACCTCTTCGGGCGCCACCCCGTGGGCGCGCAGGGAGTCGAGGAACTTGCCGCCGGTGTACCGGCCCCCGTGTCCGAGCAACTTGTCATCGATGGTGCCCACTCCGGTGTCGACGACGACGACGCGCTCACCGGTTCGGATGAGGAAGCCACCGATGTCGAAGTCGAGAACACCCTGCTCGTCGA includes these proteins:
- a CDS encoding MBL fold metallo-hydrolase, yielding MHFGDIQVLPVLDGIGREDPNHILTRPGVDDPWSSKAEALDEQGVLDFDIGGFLIRTGERVVVVDTGVGTIDDKLLGHGGRYTGGKFLDSLRAHGVAPEEVTDVLLTHLHFDHVGWTTQKGQVVFPGATYRAHRLDWEHFVDAPDASPGAVRKLSPIADQLELFDQDITLAPGVDALHSPGHTPGSTVFVVSGESRRGYLLGDVVHSTVELEEPDWRAIFDEDPELASQTRNRLADELAASGDLVAGAHFPGLNFGRMVLTDGQRRFSAL